The Equus asinus isolate D_3611 breed Donkey chromosome 22, EquAss-T2T_v2, whole genome shotgun sequence genome has a segment encoding these proteins:
- the LOC106836867 gene encoding olfactory receptor 8S1-like, whose protein sequence is MALRNHSTLTEFILVGLSDDPHIEALLFVLFLGIYLLTLMGNLMMLLVIRVDSHLHKPMYFFLSNLSFLDLCLSSITVPKLVEDLLSEKKTISVEGCLTQVFFVFLTAGNEACLLSVMAYDRYAAICHPLLYGQVMSNQLCVKLVLASWGLASLNSVVIVLLAINLDFCEAQTVHHYTCELPSLFPLSCSDISININILSFSTVLLGLGNFLPIFFSYVCIISNILSISYKTGRRKSFSTCSSHLIAVILFFGSGMLRYLTPPSGSFLDLLSSLQYSVITPMLNPLIYSLKNKEVKIAVKRRLGKYLQYFRW, encoded by the coding sequence ATGGCCTTGAGGAACCACAGCACCCTCACCGAGTTTATTCTCGTTGGACTATCTGATGACCCCCACATCGAGGCTCTGCTGTTTGTGCTCTTCCTGGGGATTTACCTCCTGACCCTGATGGGGAACCTGATGATGCTGCTGGTGATCAGGGTTGATTCCCACCTCCACAAGcccatgtatttcttcttgagtaatCTGTCATTCCTAGACCTCTGCTTATCTTCCATCACTGTGCCCAAGCTAGTGGAGGACCTCCTGTCTGAGAAGAAAACTATCTCAGTAGAGGGCTGTCTGACTCAGGTCTTTTTTGTGTTTCTTACTGCAGGAAATGAAGCCTGTCTGCTTtcagtgatggcctatgaccgctatgccGCCATCTGCCATCCCCTGCTCTATGGCCAAGTGATGAGCAACCAGCTTTGTGTGAAGCTGGTGCTAGCCTCCTGGGGCCTGGCCTCTCTCAACTCAGTGGTCATTGTGCTCTTGGCTATTAACCTGGACTTCTGTGAGGCCCAAACAGTACACCACTACACCTGTGAGCtgccctccctcttccctctgtcttGCTCTGATATCTCCATCAATATCAATATCTTGTCCTTCTCCACTGTACTGCTTGGGCTTGGAAACTTCCTTCCAATCTTCTTCTCCTACGTCTGTATTATATCCAACATCCTGAGCATCAGCTACAAGACAGGCAGAAGGAAGTCCTTCTCCACCTGTTCCTCCCACCTCATTGCAGTGATCCTGTTCTTCGGCTCAGGTATGCTTCGCTATCTCACGCCTCCCTCTGGTTCCTTCCTGGATTTGCTCTCTTCCTTGCAGTACAGTGTGATCACACCCATGCTGAATCCCCTCATCTACAGCCTAAAGAATAAGGAGGTAAAGATAGCTGTGAAAAGGAGattggggaaatatttgcaatattttaGGTGGTGA